A DNA window from Salvelinus fontinalis isolate EN_2023a chromosome 28, ASM2944872v1, whole genome shotgun sequence contains the following coding sequences:
- the LOC129826446 gene encoding SET-binding protein-like, producing MESRDLVSSARPKEVELGGGRAEPEEQEEERAGLGPALRGDEVIGDVMGERWGSQGEGEGLEEQEFSIKEASFQEGSLKLKIQTTKRTKKPPKSLENYICPPEIRMTIRPPSGEGRGGRLGGRAAQDKGPPRKRTYERPFRAAEPKEGGLLQLLGDVTPPKHQSKPSILHTTPLPPHTLTHQPQQQHTKPPQLTHQHTHSPAWATPPSASPANPGHTESSREPAGANRSPLSDLAPSFLKPPMKRVPGSPSPRSFSPSPQRPLSPDPVLPVVTDASILNLTSLSRGRGLQEVSEQLFGNIKRKYGRKDPQRTLGNTHNAELPWGRMAEKDAESLIVLDERQKYRREETPELEREERESIGRTRKEEEREMPTLGAPKLMEEGIGRKRRRRRCLQESLTQEDQSEQLQGTDITERSKSGPPEPKVAHKMEGNKMESHKRESHKMDSHKSESRSGRGEEGGQLEADGDRGERGEKGERADKGERTEIGERTEIGERAEKGVRVMSGANMESAMIQSWVRKNPVGHPRSATDPHKHPDPNPSPRLPSPNPNHIPSSRSTLNPNSRPPNLSPIFNPNPNTSLKPSPNPSPSLPKTKDRWSYLKSRSPPNLVQRESGRNPLSTMCEPPSAFPITPSSPLYTNTDSLTVHTPAKRKRGRPKKQPLLTVETIHEGTSTSPLSPLARDSPAGLSRRRKTTLSQIASGSTSPNANELKLKRGEGAHVRPVKRLKLGKVQSILNEILSCSSQHGSLALKSASAPISSAMTVMASTIEARLGKQINVSKRGTIYIGKKRGRKPRSDTQTLPPRGGGAKPPVPASMSSLYNRLLVPSSPPLSSSTLLLRPHTLSSLCHPGAHGPHSDATMPSLQPISALPSKPPGRGLLGAGWKLSPPRLLANSPSHLSEGAASIKEVTLSPISESHSEETIPSDSGIGTDNNSTSDQTEKGTNARRRYSFDLCGFEAAESAVLEASSRGSRGRCEQPAVVDNFLSQQEKKQKHRRKRKCLQSRDHLNFLSELEEVVVKLQQLHVSHRRYASCYPQHPYPSIFRLNFHHHYYPLTYDPYPCDPAPYLRRTAELKAKRRRGRPAKTSEPITSKLPFVQGFGYPLAGGNYYAPYAMPYAPPLSLGYYATSPYLPHGPSPPSPFMRPAVPPPKFHSGGHSKLQASSGPLQGSSGRGEGLGSLGGGGLGGVRLHKRKHKHKHKHKEETNLLSPHDRQELGGLFSGAKTNGLLNLLTDRWEMTNQKRHEKQRGGGRGSRGGSRGAMFESNPLSSLSMDHVQFRQRTPGEPVSSFVSNYSSQSLRPDLTSDLFRLREEKEEGSGHGRRRGLAVFGEEGVMSFHNARKEKIHEREKSFHSSSPTLTGVPGKRRYKRHEVEQIHGEVRRMCSLNTQRSFEHVQKILRVKRLQRQAKTGNNVVKRRPGRPRKHPIDEFEPNNYGSDIGRGFGMPVLERCVDLPGKRSLRPSPAPQPLEFSNHDSISVAIETVVHRARSLAPPPTRGGKRRGRPRKEEGGDMAFH from the exons ACCTATGAGAGACCCTTCAGAGCAGCAGAACCTAAAGAGGGGGGGCTACTGCAACTACTTGGGGATGTCACCCCCCCGAAACACCAGTCCAAGCCCTCTATCCTGCACACCACACCActgcccccacacacactcacacaccaaccCCAACAGCAACACACAAAGCCACCACAACTCACTCACCAACATACACACAGTCCAGCCTGGGCCACACCTCCCTCCGCATCCCCAGCCAATCCAGGCCATACTGAGTCTAGCAGAGAACCAGCAGGAGCCAATAGGAGCCCTCTCTCTGATCTGGCCCCTTCCTTCCTCAAACCTCCAATGAAGAGAGTCCCAGGAAGCCCCTCTCCTCGCTCTTTCAGCCCCTCTCCCCAACGACCCCTGAGCCCTGATCCCGTGTTGCCTGTAGTAACGGACGCCAGCATTCTGaacctgacctctctctccagaGGACGGGGCTTACAGGAGGTCAGTGAGCAGCTATTTGGAAACATCAAGAGGAAGTATGGCAGGAAGGACCCCCAGAGGACTCTGGGTAATACCCACAATGCTGAGTTGCCATGGGGGAGGATGGCAGAGAAAGATGCGGAGAGTCTGATAGTTCTGGATGAAAGGCAGAAGTACAGGAGGGAGGAGACCCCtgagctggagagagaagagagggagagcataGGGAGGacaagaaaggaggaggagagggagatgccAACGCTTGGTGCTCCTAAACTGATGGAGGAGGGAAtagggaggaaaaggaggaggaggcggtgtcTCCAGGAGTCACTCACCCAGGAAGACCAATCAGAACAGCTGCAGGGCACTGACATCACAGAGAGGAGCAAATCAGGGCCTCCAGAGCCCAAAGTGGCCCACAAGATGGAAGGCAACAAGATGGAGTCTCATAAAAGAGAGTCCCACAAGATGGACTCCCACAAGAGTGAATCTCGGTCAGGACGGGGTGAGGAGGGTGGCCAGCTTGAGGCAGacggggacagaggagagagaggggagaaaggtgaAAGAGCAGataagggagagagaacagaaataGGAGAGCGAACAGAGATAGGTGAGAGAGCGGAGAAAGGAGTGAGGGTGATGAGTGGGGCCAACATGGAATCAGCCATGATCCAGAGCTGGGTGAGGAAGAACCCAGTTGGCCATCCTAGATCAGCCACAGATCCCCACAAACACCCTGATCCTAACCCTAGCCCCAGACTGCCTAGCCCTAACCCCAACCATATCCCTAGTTCAAGATCCactctcaaccctaactctagacCGCCCAACCTAAGCCCCatatttaaccctaaccccaacactagcctaaaacccagccctaaccccagccccagcctccccAAGACCAAGGACCGGTGGTCCTACCTGAAGTCCCGAAGCCCCCCCAACCTAGTCCAGAGGGAGAGTGGCCGCAACCCCCTGTCAACTATGTGTGAGCCCCCCTCTGCCTTCCCCATCACCCCCTCCAGCCCCCTGTACACCAACACAGACAGTCTGACTGTCCACACCCCCGCCAAGCGCAAACGAGGTCGTCCCAAAAAACAACCCCTGCTCACTGTGGAAACCATCCATGAGGGCACCTCCACCTCCCCCCTGAGCCCTCTGGCCCGGGACAGCCCTGCTGGGCTCAGCCGTAGGAGAAAGACCACGCTATCCCAAATCGCATCTGGTTCCACTAGCCCCAATGCTAATGAGTTGAAACTGAAGCGCGGTGAGGGTGCCCATGTCAGGCCGGTGAAGAGGCTGAAGCTGGGGAAGGTACAGAGCATCCTGAATGAGATCCTATCATGCTCCAGCCAACATGGCAGCCTGGCGCTGAAGTCCGCCTCGGCTCCGATCTCTTCCGCCATGACGGTCATGGCCTCTACCATTGAGGCTCGTCTGGGGAAGCAGATCAACGTCAGTAAAAGAGGAACCATCTATATcgggaagaagagggggaggaagccGCGCTCTGACACCCAAACCCTTCCCCCCAGAGGTGGGGGGGCCAAGCCCCCTGTGCCTGCCTCCATGTCCAGCCTGTACAACAGACTCCTAGTGCCTTCCTCCCCCCCTCTCAGCTCCAGTACCCTCCTCCTCAGACCCCAcaccctgtcctctctgtgcCACCCCGGCGCTCACGGCCCCCACTCTGACGCCACCATGCCCAGCCTGCAGCCCATCAGTGCCCTGCCCTCTAAACCCCCAGGCAGGGGGCTACTGGGGGCCGGCTGGAAGCTCTCTCCCCCGCGCCTTCTAGCCAACTCTCCGTCCCACCTATCTGAGGGGGCGGCGTCCATCAAGGAGGTGACGCTGTCACCCATCAGCGAATCACACAGCGAGGAGACTATTCCCAGCGACAGCGGCATAGGGACGGACAACAACAGCACCTCTGACCAGACAGAGAAGGGAACCAACGCACGACGCAG GTACTCGTTTGACCTGTGTGGGTTTGAGGCTGCGGAGTCTGCCGTTCTGGAGGCCTCCAGTCGCGGCAGTAGGGGTCGCTGTGAGCAGCCGGCAGTGGTGGACAACTTCCTGTCCCAGCAGGAGAAGAAGCAGAAACACCGCAGGAAGAGGAAGTGCCTGCAGAGCAGAGACCACCTGAACTTCCTGTCTGAGCTAGAAGAG GTGGTGGTAAAGCTGCAGCAGCTACATGTGTCTCACCGACGCTACGCCTCCTGCTACCCCCAGCACCCCTACCCCTCCATCTTCCGCCTCAActtccaccatcactactaccccTTGACCTATGACCCCTACCCCTGTGATCCCGCCCCGTACCTTCGCAGGACCGCCGAGCTCAAGGCCAAGAGGAGGCGCGGCCGGCCCGCCAAAACCAGCGAGCCAATCACATCCAAGCTGCCTTTTGTCCAGGGGTTTGGGTATCCGCTGGCGGGGGGGAACTACTATGCACCATATGCCATGCCTTATGCCCCGCCTCTGAGCCTGGGCTACTACGCCACATCACCCTACCTTCCCCACGGTCCTTCACCACCCTCCCCCTTCATGAGGCCTGCCGTCCCCCCTCCGAAGTTCCACTCTGGGGGCCACTCCAAGCTCCAGGCATCTAGCGGCCCACTGCAGGGCTCCTCTGGTCGGGGAGAAGGACTGGGATCACTGGGTGGTGGAGGTCTTGGAGGGGTGAGGCTCCACAAgaggaaacacaagcacaaacacaaacataaggAAGAGACCAACCTCCTCTCACCCCATGACAGACAGGAGCTGGGCGGGCTCTTCAGCGGTGCCAAGACCAATGGGCTGCTCAACCTGCTGACTGACAGGTGGGAGATGACCAACCAGAAGCGTCATGAGAAGCAGAGGGGGGGTGGGAGAGGCTCTAGAGGGGGATCCAGGGGAGCGATGTTTGAGTCgaaccctctctcttctctctctatggaCCATGTCCAGTTCCGCCAACGCACACCCGGAGAGCCAGTGAGCAGCTTCGTGAGCAACTACAGCAGCCAATCACTGCGGCCAgatttgacctctgaccttttcAGATtgcgggaggagaaggaggagggcagTGGGCATGGCAGAAGGAGGGGCTTAGCAGTGTTCGGAGAGGAAGGGGTGATGTCGTTCCACAATGCCAGGAAAGAGAAGATCCATGAAAGAGAAAAGTCCTTCCACAGTTCCAGccccactctaacag gtgttcCAGGTAAGAGGAGGTATAAGCGTCATGAGGTGGAACAGATCCACGGTGAGGTCAGGAGGATGTGTTCTCTCAACACTCAGAGGAGCTTTGAGCACGTGCAGAAGATCCTGCGTGTGAAGCGTCTCCAGCGCCAGGCCAagaccggcaacaacgttgtcaAAAGGCGACCTGGTCGCCCCCGGAAACACCCCATTGATGAATTTGAACCCAACAATTACGGGAGCGACATAGGGAGGGGCTTCGGGATGCCGGTGCTGGAAAGGTGTGTGGACCTACCGGGCAAGCGGAGCTTAAGACCAAGTCCCGCCCCCCAGCCTCTGGAGTTTTCCAATCACGACTCAATCTCAGTGGCTATTGAGACGGTAGTTCACAGAGCACGTTCTCTGGCGCCCCCACCGACCAGAGGAGGGAAACGCAGGGGTAGACccaggaaggaagagggaggggatatGGCGTTTCATTAG